The genomic region AGAAGGAGTCTCCGAGGTTGTCGGAACCATCCTTCTGGTCGGCCTGACCGTCCTCGCGGTGGCGGTCGTGGCGGTAGTCTTCCTCTCCGGCCCCCAGCCGGACGAGATCCCCCATGCCACCATCGTCGCGGGGAACAAGAGCGGCAGCCTCGTTCTCACCCACGAGGGGGGCGACCCCCTGAGAGCGGGGGAGTACCGGATCTACGTCGACACCGGAAGCGGACTTGTGGAGAGGACCGGTGATTTTTCCAAACCCGAGGGCGGCATCTGGTCTATCGGTAAGAGCATCAACTATACCGGCACGGAGACGCCAAGGAGGGTGGTCGTGACCGTGATATCAGGCGGCAGCGAGACGATCCTCTCTGAGCCGGCCTTCGTGAGAGGAGGGTCAACGTTCTCCCCGGACCCGGTAGAGCCAGCAGAGCCGATAGAGGAACCACTGCCCCCATTCATCAACTTCACCATTGAGGAGAACGTCTTCGTCTATGGTACCGCTCTCAGCATAGGGGAGGGAATAGGGGGAGGAAGCACAACTGTCACAGGCCCAGGGGCAACGGTTGTTATTACCAGAGGGCTGAAAAAAGAAGATCTTGGAGGTGGAGGTAATGGCATCGCCGTCTCGGAGATCTATATCAACGGTAGCGTTATCCTCGACGGCGGGAGCGCGGGCCTGGGATCGGCGGAAGAACCCGGTAACATCTACGTCAACGGCGATCTCACGTTATGGAATGGACAACGACATATCTACGGCGATGTCTATGTCAACGGTGATTTCAACCTGAAAGACGCGTGGATTCACGGGAAAGTCTACGTTGCTGGAAACCTCACCCTGGACAATACCCCCACGATTGTAA from Methanofollis sp. harbors:
- a CDS encoding type IV pilin N-terminal domain-containing protein, with protein sequence MRQHRGEEGVSEVVGTILLVGLTVLAVAVVAVVFLSGPQPDEIPHATIVAGNKSGSLVLTHEGGDPLRAGEYRIYVDTGSGLVERTGDFSKPEGGIWSIGKSINYTGTETPRRVVVTVISGGSETILSEPAFVRGGSTFSPDPVEPAEPIEEPLPPFINFTIEENVFVYGTALSIGEGIGGGSTTVTGPGATVVITRGLKKEDLGGGGNGIAVSEIYINGSVILDGGSAGLGSAEEPGNIYVNGDLTLWNGQRHIYGDVYVNGDFNLKDAWIHGKVYVAGNLTLDNTPTIVNDARIYYTGALTTPEHYNSNYATNIVAKCFHQPTVPGFTMPDLGIPSTKSADWYAAKNYTSNGPLTDNKKIFAPSYSS